From Malacoplasma iowae:
TAATTCATTTGCAGATTATCAAACAATTGCAAATGAACCAACTATGCAATCAATTTCAACACCACAAGGTTTTTTTGGAAAAACAAGTGATAATAAATCTGTTATTTTAACTTCATATGATGGTATAGTTGTTTGACAAGACACAATTGTTGAAAACACAGATGTTATAAACTATTACAAGCAAAAAGGTATAGGTGATATTTCCAATTATAAAATGCATTCTTGAGCTTACACAGAAGTTGGTAATAATAAGCTTTTATGTGTCCTTTTTGGAGATGAAAATAATAATAATATGACAGTGTTTTCATATTCAATATTTGATGGGCAACTTTTTGGTGGTCAAGATAATAAATTTAATAAAATAGTTGATGTTAAACCTGGTAGCACAACATTAAATAAATTATCAAATGGAAATGTTTTAGCATCAAAATATGGTAAAGAAAATGAAGTAAAAAATACAAGAACAGTTGTTACTATAAACAATAATGGATTATCTCAGATTTATCCTGTTTCAAATATATTAGACGGAATATTAGGAACATCTGAAGAAAAAACAAAATATGAAAATGCAACGTTTTTATATTTTGCTGGTGGTAAAAAAGGATCTAATACAGATGTAGCAGTTTATCTTGGTAATGATAATAAGTACTTTTGCATAGCAACTAATGATAGTTTAATCCCGTATGATAAGGATAATAAAATTGTTAAATTTGATACTGATGTAACTTTTACACAGGATACAAATGGCATTTTTAAAAGTATTGATATGATTCCAAAATATGGTTTTACCCTAAATGATCAAAATGCTAGTGGTTTTTTCATTTTGAATTTGGTTGGTGGATCTTCTAATGATAAAACATTGTTTTTAAATTTAAATACTCGTATATTGTCTAAAAAAGCAGAGTTAGATCATAACCAAAACAAATTCCGTTATTCAAATTATGATCCAGTTAATAATAGTTTGTATATTTCATATTACAAATCTCCTGATAAAACTAGAGTTATAAAATGAGATTTAAATAAAGATACAGCTAATAGTAACAATACAGTAAAAATTCCAGTTGATGATAATTCAAATGCTGAACAAATTACAAATCCATTTTTAATAACACCTGTTATTACAGATAAAAAGTATTCATTAACTCCATATATATTTAAAACAGATAAGGATAATGATACACCAACAGCAGCATTCCAGAGTGGACAATATCTAGGTAAATTTAAACTACAGTTTAATAAATGATATGATCCAATTTCAGCTTTTAAATCAGATACAAGTTTATATAAAGATAAAATGCCATCTAATGTAAATGATAATGATTTAAAAAATAAGTTAACTTTTAAATCAAATAATAACTCAGTTGGACAATATAAAGTTACAGTACAAAATCGTTCTGGTAATGATGACAATGGAACTTTAAGTGCTAAATATAAAGTTGAATTTAATAACTGATGAGATAAATCTACCACTTCATATTTTACAATTCCTTTTCATGTTGATGGAATGTATAAAAAATCAAATATTAAATTTTCATTTATAACAAACAAAACAACTGAAACACAAACTAAGTTTGAAAAAATAGAAGAATTAAAGAAAACAAAATATGCTAGAGACATTACTAAAAAAGAAATTATAGATAATTTCTTTACATATGAAATTAAAGATAAAAATGGTAGCAAATTTAATATTAATGAAAATATGATAACTACAACTGTTGGTACAAATTCGTTAACTGTTAAAGTTGCATTACCAGTTAATTCATTTCCTTACGGAACATCAGGTGATTTATTAAACTATTCTTATGAATTTGTAGGTTTTAAAGATACTAGTGGATATACTTTCCATTTCCTAACTGATGATGAACAAAATAGTAATGACAATGTTAAATTATTAAAAAGTTCTAAATTCCCATCAGAAATCGAGTATGATACTACTTCAATGAAATTAACAGATAATGGTAAAAGAGATTTATTTACTAATTTTATTAAACTTGGTTTTTCATATAATACAAGTTATTCTAGTTGAGAAGTTAAACTAAAATCAGTTGATAATGTTAATGGTAATTTAGAAATTGAATATATTAAATACATTGATACTAGTGTTGGAACTGGTTTCCCTGATGAATTAAAAAATGTATTATCTAATACAACAATATCAGGATTTAAAAAATTAACAGATAACTTTAAAAACCCTCCAACAATGACAAAATATGTTGGAAACCTTACACCAACAGGATTATGAAATGAATATCAGTCATTGCTAAATAATGGCAACGCTGAACAATCAACATTAATTAAAAGTTTAAATTTTGAATTAGCTAATCCTAAAAACTTAGACATAAAAGTAACTAATTTGAACACATCTATCAAAGACAAAAAATTAAACCTTCAAATTAGTTTAAAAGATAATGCAACAACAAATTTAATTGTTAATGGTAAATATCTAACTTTAGATAAACAAACAAATGATAATCTTAAAAAAGCTTTAGGAAATACATATCCTTATAATGTTGCTTGAGAAATAGATTCACAAAGCTATGTTTTTGAATGGGATACAAATAATAATGTAGTTGGAATTACACAAACAGATGATTCTTTATCAATTGATATAGAAAAAGCAAAGTTTGACTTTATGAATTCTAACATGTATGCTGATGAAGTAAGTGAGAATGATTTATTAACATTATTTACATTACAAAATTATGAAATTTCTGGAAATCCAGAAATTAGCAGAAATAGATCAGCTGGTACAATAACAATTGTTTTTTCAATCAACCAAGTAGATCCAGGACAAAACCAATCTAAATCTATTAAACAAAATGATAATAGAATAAATAGTGTTACAAATAATCAAAAAATTATATTTATAAAAAACTTTAAAATTCCATTTAGTCCTGTATCACAATATATTCCAGCAATCATTTTAAGTGTTGCTCTATTAGCGCTTATATTGATAATTATTTTGTCAATTTCTAAAACAAAACCTTCTGTTATTGACAGCCCACTTTCTAGAAAAAGAAAGAAATTTAAAAAATTAACTAA
This genomic window contains:
- a CDS encoding lipoprotein 17-related variable surface protein is translated as MRKNSKRTFKKFVPFITIGALFPIVFSFVPSFNNDQLNKADTSYNLTKDKDTLKAVNSFADYQTIANEPTMQSISTPQGFFGKTSDNKSVILTSYDGIVVWQDTIVENTDVINYYKQKGIGDISNYKMHSWAYTEVGNNKLLCVLFGDENNNNMTVFSYSIFDGQLFGGQDNKFNKIVDVKPGSTTLNKLSNGNVLASKYGKENEVKNTRTVVTINNNGLSQIYPVSNILDGILGTSEEKTKYENATFLYFAGGKKGSNTDVAVYLGNDNKYFCIATNDSLIPYDKDNKIVKFDTDVTFTQDTNGIFKSIDMIPKYGFTLNDQNASGFFILNLVGGSSNDKTLFLNLNTRILSKKAELDHNQNKFRYSNYDPVNNSLYISYYKSPDKTRVIKWDLNKDTANSNNTVKIPVDDNSNAEQITNPFLITPVITDKKYSLTPYIFKTDKDNDTPTAAFQSGQYLGKFKLQFNKWYDPISAFKSDTSLYKDKMPSNVNDNDLKNKLTFKSNNNSVGQYKVTVQNRSGNDDNGTLSAKYKVEFNNWWDKSTTSYFTIPFHVDGMYKKSNIKFSFITNKTTETQTKFEKIEELKKTKYARDITKKEIIDNFFTYEIKDKNGSKFNINENMITTTVGTNSLTVKVALPVNSFPYGTSGDLLNYSYEFVGFKDTSGYTFHFLTDDEQNSNDNVKLLKSSKFPSEIEYDTTSMKLTDNGKRDLFTNFIKLGFSYNTSYSSWEVKLKSVDNVNGNLEIEYIKYIDTSVGTGFPDELKNVLSNTTISGFKKLTDNFKNPPTMTKYVGNLTPTGLWNEYQSLLNNGNAEQSTLIKSLNFELANPKNLDIKVTNLNTSIKDKKLNLQISLKDNATTNLIVNGKYLTLDKQTNDNLKKALGNTYPYNVAWEIDSQSYVFEWDTNNNVVGITQTDDSLSIDIEKAKFDFMNSNMYADEVSENDLLTLFTLQNYEISGNPEISRNRSAGTITIVFSINQVDPGQNQSKSIKQNDNRINSVTNNQKIIFIKNFKIPFSPVSQYIPAIILSVALLALILIIILSISKTKPSVIDSPLSRKRKKFKKLTKIKK